One genomic segment of Catalinimonas alkaloidigena includes these proteins:
- a CDS encoding sulfatase-like hydrolase/transferase, whose translation MNNSFFGSRSALSWRSFPLFLPFVLSLFFYACQSETAENNKRPNIIFLMADDQRADAFGFMGNPHIITPNLDSLASDGVVFENAYHVAPICMPSRSSVMTGQYLGTHRSGFNRPTNYIITEDEFRSTYPVVLGEHGYFTGFIGKFGFAVGKGEKVRNQNFQDEAEYMPTHHFDVWNGFPGQGSYHPKEGKFNGYENQWNASHLTEFMGYQAIEFFRKAKASDKPFCLSISFKAPHAPFSPAEAFRAKYDAKEIPRMGNDAPEYHAKLPEVVKEKSRNARWYFGRTEDYYGQEIGYRHDWHIEVDSIYQEFIKNYYALISGIDHTVGRLRTELRQLGLDQNTIIIYTSDNGFFAGSRQLTGKALLYEESVKAPMIVFDPALPKNDALRKEKGLISHVDIAPTILDMAGIRAPESYPGTSFMPIVHQKQETIHEAVYGENNYDDYYPVSSEVEHPEQYQSIRSKFVITQGYKFIRYHENHPVVEQLYKLGADSLEENNVIDDPDYEDIASELRAKLNDFEKEYVKLK comes from the coding sequence ATGAATAATAGTTTTTTTGGATCACGCAGTGCTTTGTCGTGGCGAAGTTTTCCGCTTTTTTTACCATTTGTCTTGTCCCTTTTCTTTTATGCTTGTCAGTCCGAGACTGCGGAAAATAATAAAAGGCCAAATATTATTTTTTTGATGGCGGATGACCAACGGGCTGATGCTTTTGGGTTTATGGGTAACCCGCATATTATTACCCCAAATTTAGATAGCCTGGCATCCGATGGAGTGGTATTTGAAAATGCCTACCATGTGGCTCCCATCTGCATGCCCAGCCGTTCTTCTGTGATGACGGGGCAATATTTAGGTACTCACCGGTCTGGGTTTAATCGCCCCACCAACTATATCATCACAGAAGATGAATTCAGAAGCACTTATCCAGTAGTTTTAGGTGAGCATGGATATTTTACCGGATTTATCGGAAAATTTGGTTTCGCGGTAGGAAAAGGGGAGAAGGTAAGAAATCAGAATTTTCAGGATGAAGCTGAGTATATGCCTACTCATCACTTTGATGTCTGGAACGGCTTTCCGGGACAGGGAAGCTATCACCCTAAAGAGGGAAAGTTTAATGGGTATGAAAACCAGTGGAATGCTTCCCATCTGACTGAGTTTATGGGATATCAGGCCATTGAGTTCTTCCGAAAAGCCAAAGCATCGGACAAGCCTTTCTGCCTATCCATAAGCTTCAAAGCTCCGCATGCTCCCTTTAGTCCGGCTGAAGCATTCAGAGCAAAGTACGATGCCAAGGAAATTCCCCGAATGGGGAATGATGCGCCTGAGTACCATGCAAAACTGCCCGAAGTAGTGAAAGAAAAAAGCCGTAATGCCCGCTGGTATTTTGGGAGAACCGAAGACTATTATGGTCAGGAGATAGGCTACCGGCACGACTGGCACATAGAAGTAGACAGCATATACCAGGAATTTATTAAAAACTATTACGCGCTCATCTCAGGTATTGATCATACAGTGGGTAGGTTGCGCACTGAACTCAGGCAACTAGGCTTGGACCAAAATACCATCATCATCTACACTTCTGACAACGGTTTTTTTGCCGGTTCCAGGCAACTGACGGGAAAAGCCCTCCTTTACGAAGAATCTGTAAAGGCCCCCATGATTGTATTTGACCCTGCTCTGCCAAAAAATGATGCGCTAAGAAAAGAAAAAGGACTTATCTCTCATGTTGATATTGCTCCGACAATATTGGATATGGCCGGAATCAGAGCTCCTGAAAGTTATCCCGGCACCAGTTTCATGCCTATCGTTCACCAAAAACAGGAAACAATACACGAAGCGGTATACGGTGAAAATAACTATGATGACTACTATCCGGTTTCTTCCGAAGTAGAGCATCCGGAGCAGTATCAGTCCATACGCTCAAAATTTGTCATAACACAGGGTTATAAGTTCATCAGGTATCACGAAAATCATCCGGTGGTTGAACAGCTCTATAAGTTAGGAGCAGACTCCCTTGAGGAGAATAATGTCATAGATGATCCGGATTATGAAGATATAGCCAGTGAACTGAGAGCTAAGTTAAATGACTTTGAAAAAGAGTACGTCAAACTGAAATAA
- a CDS encoding beta-N-acetylhexosaminidase — protein MQLIKIFFTSIVFLVSLGVVQASEIDTLHLIPQPRSVMMKEGVFKLSESTEVYVPRKVSHDFEPYLSVEFTEAIGLEPAIKKGVSKRTSDYIQFTLDDESALDKDGYTLEVSPSRIEIKAAHYGGLFNGFQTLKQLLPRTSDKVIEIPSLLIEDAPRFEWRGVMLDVARHFQPKEFILKQIDVLSSYKINKFHWHLTDDQGWRVEIKKYPRLVKKGAWRADRKDVPWWKRQAATAEEPKTVGGYYTQEDIKEVIAYAKIRNVEIIPEIDVPGHSKALVASYPHLFCYDDPDANFEVAVGGKAPDNAVCAGKESTYEFLAGVIEEVAALFPSEYLHIGGDECNKTNWKKCPYCQKVKSEYKLQDEEELQSHFIQRIHKLVKAQHKTMIGWDEILSGKGAKGATIMAWRRGKFTPEITAPREGYPTIMSSYQHSYISQVQGPIGMEPEGPKVVLPLSKVYSHEPVPEELSDEEASSILGNEACLWGEFTPTQEHCEYMLYPRAIASAEVSWSLPEQKSWQRFQHAIESHFERLDRADVNYAKSIYTVYPSFALNPLKEEAQVYLYTEAEGYPIYYSIDGSEPQPTSSKYEGNFKAAAGTLVKAGLFDKNGKLLGKVSEFRLR, from the coding sequence ATGCAATTGATAAAAATTTTCTTTACCAGTATTGTATTTTTGGTAAGTCTTGGGGTCGTACAGGCTTCAGAAATTGATACTTTACACCTGATACCTCAGCCCCGGTCAGTGATGATGAAAGAGGGAGTCTTTAAGTTGTCAGAGTCTACTGAAGTGTATGTGCCCAGGAAGGTAAGTCATGACTTTGAGCCATATCTGTCTGTCGAGTTTACGGAAGCCATTGGTTTGGAACCGGCCATTAAAAAAGGGGTGTCTAAACGTACTTCAGATTATATTCAGTTTACCCTGGATGATGAGTCTGCCTTAGATAAGGATGGATATACACTAGAGGTCTCACCCTCCAGGATAGAGATAAAAGCAGCTCACTATGGGGGGCTTTTTAACGGCTTTCAGACCTTAAAGCAACTGCTTCCCCGCACTTCCGATAAAGTTATTGAGATCCCATCTTTACTGATAGAAGATGCCCCCAGGTTTGAGTGGAGGGGTGTTATGCTGGATGTAGCCAGACATTTTCAACCCAAAGAATTTATCCTCAAGCAGATAGATGTTCTATCATCCTATAAAATCAATAAGTTTCACTGGCACCTGACTGACGACCAGGGCTGGAGAGTTGAGATCAAAAAGTACCCCAGGCTGGTTAAGAAAGGAGCATGGAGGGCAGATAGAAAAGATGTGCCCTGGTGGAAGCGACAGGCGGCCACCGCAGAAGAACCCAAAACTGTGGGAGGGTATTATACCCAGGAAGACATCAAAGAAGTTATTGCGTATGCGAAGATTAGAAATGTAGAAATCATACCTGAAATTGATGTGCCTGGCCATAGCAAAGCGTTGGTAGCCTCTTACCCACATTTGTTTTGTTATGATGATCCGGACGCAAATTTTGAAGTAGCTGTTGGCGGTAAAGCGCCTGATAATGCAGTATGCGCGGGAAAAGAAAGCACTTACGAATTTTTAGCAGGGGTAATAGAAGAAGTAGCAGCGCTGTTTCCTTCCGAATACCTTCATATTGGCGGAGATGAATGTAATAAGACCAATTGGAAAAAGTGTCCGTATTGTCAAAAGGTAAAATCTGAGTACAAGCTACAAGATGAGGAAGAACTACAGAGTCATTTTATACAAAGGATACATAAACTGGTGAAGGCCCAGCACAAAACTATGATCGGCTGGGACGAAATTCTGAGCGGCAAAGGAGCTAAGGGGGCTACCATTATGGCCTGGCGGCGAGGGAAGTTTACCCCCGAAATTACAGCGCCACGAGAAGGCTATCCTACAATCATGAGTTCTTACCAGCACTCCTACATCAGCCAGGTACAGGGACCGATAGGCATGGAACCGGAAGGCCCCAAAGTCGTGCTACCCTTGTCCAAAGTATATAGTCATGAGCCTGTCCCCGAAGAATTATCTGATGAAGAAGCATCCAGCATTCTCGGGAATGAAGCCTGCCTGTGGGGAGAGTTTACGCCTACCCAGGAGCATTGCGAGTATATGCTGTACCCTAGAGCTATTGCCAGTGCGGAAGTATCATGGAGTCTGCCTGAGCAAAAAAGTTGGCAGCGTTTTCAACATGCTATAGAATCGCATTTTGAGAGGCTGGACAGAGCTGATGTCAATTATGCTAAAAGCATATATACAGTATATCCATCTTTTGCACTAAATCCTTTAAAGGAAGAAGCTCAGGTGTATCTGTATACCGAAGCTGAGGGCTACCCCATCTATTATAGCATTGACGGAAGTGAGCCTCAGCCTACTTCAAGCAAGTATGAAGGAAACTTCAAGGCGGCAGCCGGAACACTTGTCAAAGCAGGCTTATTTGACAAAAATGGCAAGCTGCTGGGTAAAGTAAGCGAGTTTAGGCTGAGGTAA
- a CDS encoding sulfatase, translating into MKKTLWIKKGVRMIAMATLMANALFACREAQSSEQEEAASSARPNIILLMADDQGWGDVGYNGHPHLKTPNLDAMAANGAVFERFYAASAVCSPTRGSIMTGRHPLRYGICNANCGHIKAEEITLGEMLKEQGYTTGHFGKWHLGTLTRDTVEANRGGRPKFDGDYAPPWEHGFDRSFVTESKVPTWNPMVTPPRSSGDVNGRLVEGEHFNTFYWTGPGQIANENLGGDDSRVIMDRVIPFIESAVEKEQPFLSIVWFHTPHLPVLTGDEFRKPYAHLSEDQQHYYGVLTALDEQLGRLRKKLKDLGVADNTILFYTSDNGPEGRSVEGRTQGLTNGLRGRKRSLHEGGIRVPGIMEWPGKVKPGTQVETPCFSSDYFPTIAQILGVDIAENERPYDGEDILPYVMGEKKQRELPLAFEYLAQAALIGDEYKIYSKDKGENFELYNIQKDPAEQNDLAEKHPDKLKEMTEYWRKWKDSQLNSANGNDY; encoded by the coding sequence TTGAAAAAGACGCTTTGGATAAAAAAAGGTGTTAGAATGATTGCGATGGCTACACTCATGGCCAATGCCCTCTTTGCCTGTAGAGAAGCTCAGTCATCAGAGCAGGAAGAAGCAGCTTCTTCAGCTAGACCCAATATCATATTGCTCATGGCAGATGACCAGGGTTGGGGAGATGTAGGCTATAATGGACATCCACACCTTAAAACACCAAATCTGGATGCCATGGCTGCCAATGGAGCAGTGTTTGAACGTTTTTACGCTGCTTCAGCTGTATGCTCGCCTACCAGAGGGAGTATAATGACCGGCAGGCACCCCTTACGATATGGTATCTGCAATGCTAACTGCGGCCATATTAAGGCGGAAGAGATCACTTTGGGAGAAATGTTGAAGGAGCAGGGATATACCACCGGACATTTCGGGAAATGGCATCTTGGCACTTTGACGAGAGATACCGTTGAAGCAAATAGGGGAGGAAGACCCAAGTTTGATGGTGACTATGCCCCGCCCTGGGAGCATGGCTTTGACCGGAGTTTTGTAACGGAGTCTAAAGTCCCCACCTGGAATCCGATGGTCACTCCGCCAAGGTCTTCAGGAGATGTGAATGGAAGGCTGGTAGAGGGAGAACATTTCAACACTTTCTACTGGACCGGACCGGGTCAGATAGCAAACGAAAATCTGGGAGGTGACGATTCCAGGGTGATTATGGATAGAGTGATTCCTTTCATAGAAAGTGCTGTAGAAAAAGAGCAGCCCTTCCTGAGTATCGTCTGGTTCCATACCCCTCATCTGCCAGTACTGACGGGTGATGAGTTTAGAAAGCCCTATGCTCATCTCTCAGAAGACCAACAGCATTATTATGGTGTATTGACAGCTCTGGACGAACAGCTTGGCCGCCTGCGAAAAAAGTTAAAAGACCTGGGGGTAGCGGATAACACTATTTTATTCTATACGAGTGATAATGGCCCCGAAGGCAGGTCAGTAGAAGGCAGGACACAGGGTTTGACGAATGGCTTGAGGGGAAGAAAAAGAAGTTTGCATGAAGGAGGCATCAGGGTGCCGGGGATCATGGAATGGCCCGGTAAAGTTAAGCCGGGAACCCAAGTAGAAACCCCATGTTTCAGCTCTGACTATTTTCCTACTATTGCTCAGATATTGGGAGTGGATATTGCTGAAAACGAGCGTCCTTATGATGGAGAGGACATACTTCCCTATGTGATGGGTGAAAAAAAACAACGTGAGCTACCTCTGGCTTTTGAGTATCTTGCTCAGGCGGCGCTGATTGGTGATGAATACAAAATTTACAGTAAAGATAAGGGTGAAAATTTTGAGCTTTACAACATTCAGAAAGACCCTGCCGAGCAAAACGATTTGGCTGAGAAGCATCCCGATAAGTTAAAGGAGATGACAGAATACTGGCGAAAGTGGAAAGACTCTCAGCTAAACAGCGCTAATGGTAATGATTACTAA
- a CDS encoding RagB/SusD family nutrient uptake outer membrane protein, giving the protein MDITKFTNLWLLCGMLLTGTACESFLSENDPSNFNTDNYFTKASHAESIVYATYQSLYPVHTGQSWLITELRTGAANSSFSANGGFPSFQIVRNLDMSADHPSVENIWDSHYQGIGNANMALLRIPDITMDEAQKSRLLGEAHFLRAYFYFNLVRIFGDVPVILQPVDLSSPDLNPARAPVDEVYDLILEDLTKAEASGLPFNDESGRVTLGAVKSLLADVYMTMAGYPLQMGAEYYTLARDKAQEVIDAQEYSLFDSYDAFRQKAYDNTGEYIFMVQFDELDQPSDALQIGLPPFKLGVSAYSSEQGFTYAQREFVASYENGDKRAEEGVFFFTKYTSESSRTDTVEFGNYYNYKFFDENAHLNTAQSGLNWQIIRYADVLLDYAEASNELSGPTPEAYEAVNQIRRRAGIPALEGLDQASFREAIWKERWHEQYFEGEIWFDMVRTQKAFDYVNGQFNDYVGHTFVDGKTLEEHHLLFPIPTPEIRNNPNLEQNLGY; this is encoded by the coding sequence ATGGATATAACAAAGTTTACAAATCTGTGGCTACTGTGCGGAATGCTGCTTACGGGGACAGCCTGTGAAAGTTTTCTCAGCGAAAACGACCCCTCTAATTTTAATACTGATAATTATTTCACCAAAGCTTCACATGCGGAGTCTATCGTCTATGCTACCTACCAGAGCCTGTATCCGGTGCATACGGGGCAATCCTGGCTAATCACCGAATTACGTACCGGGGCAGCCAATTCTTCTTTTTCAGCGAACGGCGGCTTTCCAAGTTTTCAGATCGTAAGGAACCTGGATATGAGTGCGGACCACCCTTCGGTAGAAAATATATGGGACAGCCATTATCAGGGCATTGGCAATGCCAATATGGCCTTACTTCGCATACCTGACATTACGATGGATGAAGCTCAGAAAAGCAGGTTATTAGGGGAAGCACACTTTTTACGAGCCTACTTTTATTTTAACCTGGTAAGAATTTTTGGTGACGTACCTGTTATTCTACAACCGGTTGATCTCAGCAGCCCTGATCTGAATCCCGCCCGTGCACCCGTAGATGAGGTGTATGACCTGATACTGGAAGACCTGACCAAAGCTGAAGCATCGGGCTTACCTTTCAATGATGAAAGTGGCAGGGTAACCCTTGGCGCAGTCAAATCGCTTTTAGCAGATGTGTATATGACGATGGCAGGTTATCCCCTTCAGATGGGAGCAGAATACTATACACTGGCCAGAGATAAAGCACAAGAAGTCATAGACGCTCAGGAATACTCTTTATTTGATTCATACGACGCTTTCCGACAGAAAGCTTATGACAATACCGGGGAGTATATTTTTATGGTGCAATTTGACGAACTGGATCAGCCTTCTGACGCGCTTCAGATTGGCCTGCCTCCCTTTAAGCTGGGCGTGTCTGCCTATTCTTCAGAGCAGGGTTTTACGTATGCGCAACGGGAATTTGTGGCGTCATATGAAAACGGAGATAAGCGAGCTGAAGAAGGTGTGTTCTTCTTTACAAAATACACATCAGAGTCTAGCCGAACGGATACAGTAGAGTTTGGAAACTACTACAACTATAAGTTCTTTGACGAGAATGCTCATCTCAACACGGCCCAGTCCGGACTTAACTGGCAAATCATTCGCTATGCCGATGTGCTGCTGGATTATGCAGAGGCTTCCAATGAGTTATCCGGTCCTACACCCGAAGCCTATGAGGCAGTGAACCAAATCAGGAGAAGGGCTGGCATTCCCGCACTTGAAGGGCTGGATCAAGCCAGCTTCAGAGAGGCGATATGGAAAGAACGCTGGCACGAACAGTATTTTGAAGGGGAGATATGGTTTGACATGGTACGAACCCAAAAAGCCTTTGATTATGTCAACGGACAGTTTAACGACTACGTAGGACATACTTTTGTAGATGGAAAAACACTGGAAGAACACCACCTTTTGTTTCCGATTCCAACACCTGAAATAAGAAATAACCCTAATCTAGAACAAAACCTTGGATATTAA
- a CDS encoding sulfatase-like hydrolase/transferase, which yields MKIINSSLLLLILFAAACNQLPGDTTQKPVEKPNIVLLFTDDQTYASIEALGHDEIHTPNLDRLVNKGTTFTHAYNMGGWNGAVCVASRSMMVSGAYIWNAQEKARAWSAKDSAALQQTWPQLLSEQGYQTYMTGKWHVAAPAEEIFDTAKHVRPGMPKDYAGELGAAMKKWKQESGDMKDWNDYMPLGYGRPLSPQDTDWLPTDTTHGGFWDGGKHWSEVVRDDALEFIDDASQRENPFFMYLAFNAPHDPRQAPQKYQDMYPLEDIALPKSFLPEYPWKEAIGNPPGLRDEALAPFPRTEYAVKKHRQEYYAIITHLDDQIGKILDALEASGELQNTYLFMTSDHGLSVGHHGLLGKQSLYDHSIRVPLMVMGPDVPEGKKIHQDVYLQDIMPSSLQLAGVEKPSYVEFKSFVDMLNGDAEAGHYDAIYGAYIDFQRMIRKDGFKLLVYPKINKVLLYDLENDPHEMNDLAADPRHAEKVRSLFDELIELQKEMNDSLNLQETYKAVTDET from the coding sequence ATGAAAATCATAAATTCATCTTTACTTTTACTTATTCTATTTGCAGCAGCCTGCAACCAGCTGCCTGGTGATACTACTCAGAAACCAGTAGAAAAACCCAATATCGTCCTTTTATTCACTGATGATCAAACCTATGCTTCTATAGAGGCTTTAGGTCATGACGAAATTCATACGCCCAACCTGGATAGGCTGGTCAATAAGGGGACCACCTTTACACATGCCTATAACATGGGTGGATGGAACGGAGCGGTCTGTGTGGCTTCCAGGTCAATGATGGTTTCAGGTGCTTACATATGGAATGCGCAGGAAAAAGCCCGGGCATGGAGTGCAAAAGACAGTGCAGCCCTTCAGCAGACCTGGCCTCAGCTGCTGAGTGAGCAGGGATATCAGACGTATATGACCGGCAAATGGCATGTAGCCGCTCCCGCCGAAGAAATTTTTGACACGGCTAAGCATGTGCGTCCGGGCATGCCCAAAGACTACGCAGGTGAACTTGGTGCGGCAATGAAAAAGTGGAAACAGGAGTCTGGGGATATGAAAGACTGGAATGATTATATGCCGCTTGGCTATGGCCGTCCTTTAAGCCCCCAAGATACGGACTGGCTGCCGACAGATACCACCCATGGAGGATTCTGGGATGGCGGTAAACACTGGAGTGAAGTGGTGCGTGACGATGCACTGGAGTTTATTGATGATGCCAGCCAGCGTGAAAATCCTTTTTTCATGTACCTGGCCTTTAATGCTCCGCATGACCCCCGTCAGGCTCCTCAGAAATACCAGGATATGTACCCATTAGAAGACATAGCTTTACCTAAAAGCTTCTTGCCGGAGTATCCCTGGAAAGAGGCTATTGGCAACCCTCCCGGTTTGCGCGATGAGGCGCTGGCTCCATTTCCCAGGACAGAGTATGCGGTAAAGAAACATCGCCAGGAGTATTATGCCATCATTACTCATCTGGACGATCAGATCGGTAAAATTCTGGATGCGCTGGAAGCATCAGGTGAGCTGCAAAATACCTACCTATTCATGACCTCCGATCATGGACTTTCAGTAGGGCATCATGGGTTACTGGGCAAACAAAGTCTGTACGATCATAGCATTCGCGTGCCGCTGATGGTGATGGGGCCTGATGTGCCTGAAGGTAAAAAAATCCATCAGGATGTATATCTGCAGGATATTATGCCAAGCAGTCTGCAACTGGCAGGGGTAGAAAAACCTTCTTATGTAGAGTTCAAAAGCTTTGTGGATATGCTCAATGGTGATGCTGAAGCGGGACATTATGATGCCATCTACGGCGCCTACATAGATTTTCAACGCATGATCAGAAAAGATGGGTTCAAACTCCTGGTTTATCCAAAAATCAATAAGGTGCTGTTGTATGACCTGGAAAATGACCCCCACGAAATGAATGATTTGGCAGCGGATCCACGTCATGCCGAAAAAGTGCGATCACTATTTGATGAGCTGATTGAGTTACAGAAAGAAATGAATGACTCATTGAATTTGCAGGAGACTTATAAGGCCGTAACTGACGAAACTTAA
- a CDS encoding arylsulfatase: MKLQSAVFTTLAILFFSTNITLGGGHTPPQSSAKPNVIVIITDDQGYGDIGFHGNNTIKTPTIDQFFQESVHASNFHVSPTCSPTRGALMTGRYTNRVGSWHTIAGRSFLFEDEKILPQIFAENGYATGMFGKWHLGDNYPFRPEDRGFQEVVRHGGGGITQGPDYWGNDYFDDTYWHNGELQGYEGYCTDVFFDESMKFIEANQEQPFFTYIALNAAHGPFHVPEEYYNMYKDEEQLLERQKRFYGMITNIDDNLKRLEQKLKELELDENTILIFMTDNGTAAGYSTRDGQEYGYNAGLRGTKNSEYEGGHRVPFAIRWKGGGIEGNKEIDQLLAHIDLLPTLVDLADLSWTETKKIDGKSFAPLLRGQAEDWKARTLIVDSQRTLNLVKWRKSAVMDDRWRLVNGEELYNINEDLGQKNNVAA, from the coding sequence ATGAAATTACAAAGCGCGGTATTCACTACTTTAGCGATACTTTTTTTTAGCACAAATATAACATTAGGAGGGGGGCATACCCCTCCCCAATCTTCTGCCAAACCTAATGTGATTGTAATCATCACGGATGATCAGGGCTATGGTGATATTGGCTTTCATGGCAATAATACCATTAAAACACCTACAATAGATCAGTTTTTTCAGGAATCCGTCCATGCGAGTAACTTTCATGTATCACCTACCTGCTCACCCACGCGCGGAGCCCTCATGACCGGACGCTATACCAACCGGGTAGGGTCCTGGCACACCATTGCCGGCAGAAGTTTTCTTTTTGAAGATGAAAAAATACTGCCACAGATTTTCGCTGAAAATGGCTATGCAACCGGCATGTTTGGAAAATGGCATCTAGGAGATAATTATCCATTCAGACCTGAAGACCGGGGGTTCCAGGAAGTGGTAAGGCATGGGGGAGGAGGGATCACCCAGGGGCCGGATTACTGGGGCAATGACTACTTTGATGATACCTACTGGCATAATGGTGAGCTACAGGGGTATGAAGGCTACTGTACCGATGTGTTTTTTGATGAGAGCATGAAGTTTATTGAGGCTAATCAGGAGCAACCATTTTTCACATATATCGCCCTCAATGCTGCGCATGGCCCTTTCCATGTACCTGAGGAGTATTACAATATGTATAAAGATGAAGAGCAGCTTCTGGAAAGGCAAAAACGCTTTTATGGCATGATCACCAATATTGATGATAACCTTAAGCGTTTAGAACAAAAGCTTAAAGAACTGGAATTGGACGAGAATACAATTCTGATCTTCATGACCGACAATGGTACTGCGGCAGGTTATTCAACAAGAGATGGGCAGGAATACGGTTATAATGCCGGTCTCCGGGGCACCAAAAATAGCGAATATGAGGGTGGCCATAGAGTGCCTTTTGCCATCCGTTGGAAAGGAGGAGGCATTGAAGGCAATAAAGAAATTGATCAATTGCTTGCTCATATAGATCTTTTACCTACCCTTGTGGATCTGGCTGACCTTTCCTGGACTGAAACAAAAAAAATTGATGGTAAAAGCTTTGCTCCTTTACTGCGTGGGCAGGCAGAGGACTGGAAAGCGCGTACATTGATTGTGGACTCTCAGCGAACCCTGAACCTTGTGAAGTGGAGAAAATCTGCAGTGATGGATGATCGCTGGCGATTGGTTAACGGAGAAGAACTTTATAATATTAATGAGGACTTAGGGCAAAAAAATAATGTAGCCGCCTGA
- a CDS encoding sulfatase, giving the protein MIIKHYLLILFSALFLNHADDKETPAAEAESAKPNILFIMSDDHTAQAWGIYGGILEDYVHTPNIKRLAAEGCVLENCLVSNSICTPSRATILTGQYSHVNGVTTLGAGLSPAYPNIAKEFQKAGYSTSIIGKWHLKQEPAGFDYYAVLPGQGDYWNPRLKTADNWEDYYGGGKVVEGFSTDIIADKTIEWIDHRDTSKPFMAFCHFKATHEPFDYPERFSHLYRDDELPVPESFYDRGAATTARVFRGQSIDNLQARYLKATANPELRNDYMAYPELPFSVDGLSPDEARMKTYQKFVKDFMRSGAAVDDNIGKLLDYLEEAGLAENTIVIYTADQGYFLGEHGWFDKRMIYEESIHMPFVIRYPKEIPAGSRNADIIENVDFSALLADYAGIDYPESMQGHSFRENLKGNTPADWRAYGYYRYWDHSEDRPGHFGIRGKRYKLAFYYGNGLEGNESTEEGQPKKFWEFFDLQQDPHELHNAYDDPQYQDIISEMKDEILRQREMLGDLDEDNEEIQEIIAHHWDS; this is encoded by the coding sequence ATGATTATTAAACACTATTTGCTCATATTATTTTCTGCCTTGTTCCTGAACCATGCGGACGATAAGGAAACACCTGCTGCAGAAGCAGAGTCTGCCAAGCCTAATATATTGTTCATCATGTCTGATGACCATACTGCACAGGCCTGGGGGATTTATGGAGGTATATTAGAGGACTACGTACATACACCAAATATCAAGCGGCTGGCAGCAGAAGGCTGCGTACTAGAAAACTGTTTAGTGTCTAACTCTATATGTACCCCCAGCAGAGCTACCATACTTACCGGGCAGTACAGTCATGTGAATGGAGTGACTACCTTAGGGGCAGGCTTGTCGCCAGCCTATCCCAATATTGCCAAAGAATTTCAGAAAGCGGGCTATTCAACTTCTATCATCGGCAAGTGGCACCTCAAACAGGAGCCGGCAGGCTTTGATTATTATGCAGTATTGCCTGGGCAGGGCGACTATTGGAATCCACGATTGAAGACCGCCGACAATTGGGAGGATTATTATGGAGGTGGCAAAGTAGTGGAGGGCTTCAGCACAGATATCATCGCTGACAAAACTATTGAGTGGATAGACCATCGGGATACCTCTAAGCCGTTCATGGCTTTCTGTCATTTCAAAGCTACCCATGAGCCTTTTGATTATCCCGAGCGTTTCAGCCATCTGTATCGCGACGATGAGCTTCCTGTTCCGGAAAGCTTTTATGACAGAGGGGCAGCCACGACTGCCAGAGTGTTCAGAGGGCAGTCTATTGATAACTTACAAGCGCGCTACCTTAAAGCTACTGCCAATCCTGAGCTTCGCAATGACTATATGGCTTATCCTGAATTGCCATTTAGCGTGGATGGTCTTAGTCCGGATGAAGCCAGAATGAAAACCTATCAGAAGTTTGTCAAGGATTTTATGCGATCAGGAGCTGCTGTGGATGACAACATCGGAAAGCTTCTGGACTACCTCGAGGAAGCAGGCCTGGCAGAAAATACAATCGTGATCTATACCGCCGACCAGGGCTACTTTCTAGGGGAGCACGGCTGGTTTGATAAGCGGATGATTTACGAAGAGTCCATACATATGCCCTTTGTCATCAGGTATCCGAAAGAGATACCGGCGGGCAGCCGCAATGCTGATATCATAGAAAACGTAGACTTTTCCGCACTGCTAGCTGATTATGCCGGAATTGATTACCCTGAAAGTATGCAGGGACATAGCTTTCGTGAAAACTTGAAGGGAAATACTCCTGCAGACTGGCGAGCGTATGGCTACTACCGATATTGGGATCATTCTGAAGACCGTCCGGGCCATTTTGGCATCAGAGGAAAGCGCTACAAACTGGCTTTTTACTACGGTAACGGCCTGGAGGGCAACGAAAGTACTGAAGAAGGTCAGCCTAAAAAATTCTGGGAGTTTTTTGACCTGCAGCAAGACCCTCATGAACTGCATAATGCATACGATGACCCTCAGTATCAGGACATCATTTCTGAGATGAAAGATGAAATTCTCAGGCAAAGAGAGATGCTCGGTGACCTGGATGAAGACAATGAAGAAATACAGGAGATTATTGCTCATCATTGGGATAGCTAA